Proteins encoded in a region of the Larimichthys crocea isolate SSNF chromosome XVI, L_crocea_2.0, whole genome shotgun sequence genome:
- the LOC109142549 gene encoding putative nuclease HARBI1 has protein sequence MACPFDHDPVDEGAAILRRELHICRQRVLRPRIDISALPDNFLFERYRFTSQSIIYIHNLIRPHISNITSRSHALTSQQILCVALRFFANGSFLYNIGDAEHLSKATVCRAIRRVCLALKRLLPIFVVFPGHKPVRAIKEEFHRIAGFPNVIGCIDGTHIPITAPSHNEADYVNRKSIHSINVQIICDAAHIISNVEAPSTCQLCRMAERSETRFVLITFEFKAPPQIKT, from the exons ATGGCGTGTCCTTTTGATCACGATCCTGTGGACGAAGGTGCAGCAATCCTGCGCAGGGAATTACATATCTGTCGGCAGAGAGTACTCAGACCACGCATAGATATTTCAGCCCTCCCggacaattttctttttgagcGGTACCGTTTTACTTCACAGTCTataatttacatacacaacCTCATCCGTCcgcacatttcaaacatcacgAGTCGCAGTCATGCGCTCACATCgcagcagattttgtgtgtggcgCTGCGTTTTTTTGCCAATGGCAGTTTCTTGTATAACATCGGAGATGCTGAGCACTTGAGTAAGGCAACTGTATGCAGGGCCATCAGAAGAGTCTGCCTCGCCCTGAAAAGACTTTTACCTATATTTGTTGTCTTCCCTGGACACAAACCTGTCAGGGCCATTAAGGAAGAGTTCCACAGGATCGCAG gatttcccaatgtgattggctgcataGATGGTACGCACATTCCCATCACGGCTCCCTCACATAATGAGGCTGATTATGTGAATAGGAAGTCCATTCACAGCATTAATGTGCAG ATCATATGTGATGCTGCACACATAATCTCCAATGTGGAGGCCCCGTCCACCTGCCAGCTATGCAGGATGGCCGAGCGGTCAGAGACACGATTTGTACTAATCACTTTTGAGTTTAAAGCaccaccacaaataaaaacatga